A region from the Sphingomonas brevis genome encodes:
- a CDS encoding SulP family inorganic anion transporter, with protein sequence MKPKLLTTLQDYTAKLFVADAFAGITVAMVALPLSIAIAIASGAEPAAGLVTAIIGGFLISALGGSRVQIGGPTGAFIVVVYGVIEQFGFDGLLLATLMAGVILVIAAVARAGNLIALIPEAVIEGFTVGIALIIAVSQLKDLFGLSIAKLPADFVDAVPQLWNARHSASFAAAAVGLASIAAIAVLRRRAGSIVVIALASAAVVMFGLSVETIQSRFGGLPNGLPYPSLPPISLARMNELLPSALVIAFLAGVESLLSAIVADRMVGGAHRSNAELLAQGVANIASPLFGGLPATGAIARTAANVRAGGRTPVAGIIHALAILVFVVAVAPLAAYLAMPALAALLIVTAWSMSEPHRWKERIRARSADQVLLFLTMTLTVVTDLTVAIAVGTAVGLAQRLIRRGVEPAEWNPPER encoded by the coding sequence ATGAAGCCAAAGCTGCTGACGACACTCCAGGATTACACGGCGAAGCTATTCGTGGCTGACGCATTCGCCGGTATTACGGTGGCGATGGTCGCTCTCCCGTTGAGCATCGCCATTGCGATCGCCTCCGGCGCAGAACCCGCAGCAGGGCTGGTTACGGCGATCATCGGCGGATTCCTAATTTCGGCGTTGGGAGGAAGCCGCGTCCAGATCGGCGGACCAACCGGAGCCTTCATTGTCGTTGTCTACGGAGTGATCGAACAATTCGGCTTCGACGGACTTTTGCTTGCGACGCTAATGGCTGGCGTCATCCTGGTGATCGCGGCGGTGGCCCGAGCGGGCAACCTCATCGCGCTAATCCCCGAAGCGGTCATTGAGGGATTCACGGTCGGCATTGCCCTGATCATTGCGGTCAGCCAGCTCAAGGATTTGTTCGGGCTGTCGATCGCGAAGCTGCCGGCCGATTTCGTCGATGCCGTGCCGCAGTTGTGGAATGCCCGGCATTCAGCAAGCTTTGCCGCGGCCGCCGTCGGCCTTGCGTCGATCGCCGCGATTGCGGTCCTGCGAAGGAGAGCCGGCTCGATCGTCGTAATAGCGCTGGCTTCTGCCGCGGTCGTGATGTTCGGCCTTTCGGTGGAGACGATTCAATCCCGCTTCGGCGGATTGCCAAACGGCCTCCCCTACCCGTCGTTGCCCCCGATCAGTCTTGCCCGAATGAACGAGCTGCTCCCGTCGGCGCTGGTCATTGCATTCCTGGCGGGGGTCGAATCACTTCTTTCAGCAATCGTTGCCGACAGGATGGTCGGCGGCGCCCATCGCTCCAATGCCGAGCTGCTGGCCCAGGGCGTGGCCAACATCGCCTCGCCGCTGTTCGGTGGCCTGCCCGCTACGGGCGCAATCGCACGCACCGCCGCAAATGTCCGGGCCGGCGGCCGTACGCCAGTCGCGGGCATAATCCACGCGCTTGCCATCCTGGTGTTCGTTGTCGCCGTTGCACCGCTGGCTGCTTATCTGGCCATGCCCGCGCTTGCCGCGCTGCTCATCGTTACAGCCTGGTCAATGAGCGAACCGCATCGCTGGAAAGAGCGCATCCGGGCCCGCTCTGCCGACCAGGTCCTGCTGTTCCTGACCATGACGCTGACCGTGGTCACCGACCTGACTGTCGCAATCGCCGTCGGAACCGCGGTCGGACTGGCTCAACGGCTCATCCGACGGGGTGTCGAACCGGCCGAGTGGAATCCTCCGGAGCGATAG
- a CDS encoding pyridoxamine 5'-phosphate oxidase family protein has protein sequence MEAFVLQPAIEILNSHRTMAISTVRPDGWPQTTIVGYANDGWTVYFLIYRSSQKFANLRRDDRTSIAVGGDPNHLSDIRAVYAGAHASEVTDKSERELAWTLLMQRHPNLADFGPPDETETALMRAECRYVSVLDYSQGIGHTQSLTVGNGE, from the coding sequence GTGGAGGCTTTTGTGCTTCAACCTGCGATAGAAATCCTGAATTCCCATCGCACGATGGCAATTTCCACGGTGAGACCCGACGGATGGCCGCAAACGACGATTGTCGGATACGCCAACGACGGTTGGACGGTCTACTTCCTGATTTACCGTTCAAGCCAGAAGTTTGCGAACCTTAGGCGCGATGACCGCACCTCTATCGCCGTCGGCGGAGATCCTAACCACCTCAGCGACATTAGGGCAGTATATGCCGGCGCGCATGCATCCGAGGTGACCGATAAAAGCGAGCGCGAGCTCGCGTGGACGTTGCTGATGCAGCGGCATCCCAACCTGGCCGATTTCGGCCCTCCCGACGAGACTGAAACAGCCTTGATGCGTGCGGAGTGCCGATATGTATCGGTGCTGGATTACAGCCAGGGCATTGGGCACACCCAATCGCTGACCGTGGGGAATGGCGAATGA